CGGTGCTGATCAGCACATCGGTGTCCGCGGGGGAGGCGGCGTTCCCCCAGCCGCGCCGGCGCAGCTCGTCCTCGACGGCCAGCCGCGCCACCGTTCCCGCGGGCCCCTCCACCACCATCGCGTGCGGGGTGGAGGCGGCGAAACGCAGCAGAACCCGGCTCAGTCCCATCGCAACGCTCCCTCGCGCCACGCGTAGACCACGCCGACGAGCAGAACGCCGAGGAAGACGAACATCTCCACGACCGCCTTCGTCCCGACCGCGGAAACGACCAAGGTCCACGGATACATGAACAGCATTTCCATCTCGAAGGCCAGATAAACCATCGCCAGCGCGTACCAGCGCACGTGGAACCGGCAGAAGGCGTGCTCGACGGGCTCGTGTCCGGAGAGGAACTGGTCGACCGCCGCACCCG
This genomic stretch from Actinopolyspora halophila DSM 43834 harbors:
- a CDS encoding NADH-quinone oxidoreductase subunit A translates to MGGFGAALVLLGVGVLLLGAVYGLAWALAVRPSGAAVDQFLSGHEPVEHAFCRFHVRWYALAMVYLAFEMEMLFMYPWTLVVSAVGTKAVVEMFVFLGVLLVGVVYAWREGALRWD